From a single Gimesia fumaroli genomic region:
- a CDS encoding carboxylesterase family protein produces MTVRLFPESVNCFYCATLSLRRASLAALVFLLLIGLGFVPIGAVQAGEVELKHGTIIRGDLAPILGLTDKLAARIEGDIVDPRESSRTFTGAPIILVDNGMIRYFVSRRNVERFNLNQEFLSEQEIFPLKQQVTGRGQMLKTVGSFIDVTDFDKFGRRTVTLSTNKGNLALLQGVTEITPRYLKVTGLKHQWDLGIRTTSVKEEVLAAMLKQAIDPLDPNERIAIARFYIQAGLYLPAAQAFADIEQDFPEYKDKIAVFVKDLRTLHSQQLLNELQQRRKAGQHQLAQEAIARFPTNNVSQSILRQLREVEEDYHKRQEQIEKAQFRLGELEAEIKDEKTKNLLQAYRREVITQLNFDSIDRLAAFLNLESDDSLSAREKLAIAYSGWIVGSARVVTDLDTALNLWTARAQVLEYLRNEDEHERDFMIETLQKLEGVSTEVVKQMIPLLPPILDAPVRKNDDAFTIQVTNPGAEVPVSYSVLLPIEYNPHHSYPMIVALHPSHKTAQFELGWWGKYKNGPGQSQRRGYIVISPEYLQKDQKDYEDNITAHYAVIQSIRDARKRFNVDSDRVFLAGHGTGADAAFDIGMSHPGLFAGVIPIAGKTSAFNLHYWQNAKHLPWYIVGGELDRDTLDHNSLVVNRMMRYGHDVIYAEYIGRGYEHYYEEIHNLFNWMELQQRLKYPKEIEENILRPIDNRFYWVRTEELPPQIMRPVVVKNQRIRVRPVSLNVSVKEGNVIYVRSGGKINTLWLSPEIVDYEKRLVVRIGGKQKFNKFLRPDMKAMLDDFRNRGDRQKLFDVRLDFF; encoded by the coding sequence ATGACTGTACGATTATTTCCTGAATCCGTTAACTGTTTTTATTGTGCTACTTTGAGTCTGAGAAGAGCGAGTCTCGCCGCACTGGTTTTCCTGCTCTTGATCGGACTTGGGTTCGTACCTATAGGGGCAGTCCAAGCCGGGGAAGTGGAGCTGAAGCATGGCACCATCATCCGCGGTGATCTGGCACCGATTCTTGGCCTCACGGATAAGTTAGCTGCCAGGATTGAGGGTGACATTGTTGATCCGCGCGAGTCATCGCGCACGTTCACAGGGGCACCGATAATCCTGGTCGATAACGGGATGATTCGCTATTTCGTTTCTCGCAGGAATGTGGAGCGATTCAATCTGAACCAGGAATTTTTATCCGAGCAGGAGATATTCCCACTCAAACAGCAGGTGACCGGTCGCGGACAGATGTTAAAAACCGTCGGCTCATTCATTGATGTGACCGATTTTGACAAGTTCGGACGACGAACAGTGACTCTCAGTACGAATAAAGGGAATCTGGCATTACTGCAGGGAGTCACCGAGATCACTCCTCGGTATTTGAAAGTGACCGGCCTCAAGCATCAATGGGATCTGGGAATTCGAACGACCTCTGTGAAAGAAGAAGTTCTGGCGGCGATGTTGAAACAAGCCATTGATCCGCTAGACCCGAATGAACGGATCGCCATCGCTCGGTTTTATATTCAAGCGGGCCTGTATCTTCCCGCAGCCCAGGCATTTGCGGATATCGAACAGGATTTTCCTGAGTACAAAGATAAAATTGCAGTGTTTGTGAAAGACTTACGCACGCTGCATAGTCAGCAGTTGCTCAATGAACTTCAACAGCGGCGCAAAGCCGGTCAGCATCAATTGGCACAGGAGGCGATTGCCAGATTTCCGACGAATAACGTCAGCCAGTCCATTCTAAGGCAGCTTCGTGAAGTCGAAGAAGATTATCATAAACGGCAAGAACAGATCGAGAAAGCACAGTTCCGCCTGGGAGAACTCGAAGCTGAGATCAAGGATGAGAAGACCAAGAATCTGTTACAGGCTTATCGCCGCGAGGTCATCACTCAGCTCAATTTTGATTCCATCGATCGATTAGCTGCCTTTCTGAACCTGGAAAGCGATGATTCTCTGTCTGCTCGAGAAAAACTGGCGATTGCCTATTCAGGTTGGATTGTCGGATCCGCGCGTGTGGTGACCGACTTGGATACGGCACTCAATTTGTGGACTGCACGGGCACAAGTGCTGGAATATTTGCGCAACGAAGATGAGCATGAACGCGATTTCATGATTGAAACGCTCCAAAAGCTGGAAGGTGTTTCGACGGAAGTGGTCAAGCAGATGATCCCTCTTTTGCCACCCATTCTGGATGCGCCCGTACGCAAGAATGATGATGCCTTTACGATTCAGGTGACCAATCCCGGTGCGGAAGTCCCGGTTTCTTACTCGGTCTTATTGCCGATTGAATATAATCCGCATCATAGTTATCCGATGATCGTTGCACTGCACCCTTCGCACAAGACAGCTCAATTTGAGCTGGGTTGGTGGGGGAAGTACAAAAACGGTCCTGGTCAGTCACAGCGCCGTGGTTATATTGTGATCTCACCAGAGTATCTTCAGAAAGATCAGAAGGATTACGAAGACAATATCACGGCACACTATGCCGTCATCCAATCTATTCGCGATGCCCGGAAGCGTTTTAATGTCGATTCCGATCGCGTGTTTCTTGCCGGACATGGTACGGGGGCGGATGCGGCTTTTGATATCGGCATGTCACATCCAGGTTTGTTTGCCGGCGTGATCCCCATTGCAGGAAAAACCAGCGCTTTTAATCTGCACTACTGGCAGAATGCAAAACATTTGCCCTGGTATATCGTGGGAGGCGAACTCGACCGCGATACGCTGGATCATAATTCGCTGGTTGTCAACCGGATGATGCGATATGGACACGATGTGATTTACGCCGAGTATATAGGGCGGGGTTATGAACATTATTACGAAGAAATTCATAACCTGTTTAACTGGATGGAGCTGCAGCAGCGACTCAAGTATCCGAAAGAGATCGAAGAAAATATTCTGCGTCCGATTGATAATCGGTTTTACTGGGTACGTACCGAAGAGCTTCCTCCGCAGATCATGCGGCCGGTTGTCGTTAAAAATCAGCGCATTCGAGTCAGGCCGGTATCACTCAATGTCAGTGTGAAAGAGGGGAATGTGATCTACGTCAGATCGGGAGGTAAGATCAACACGCTTTGGCTTTCTCCTGAAATTGTAGACTATGAAAAACGACTGGTTGTGCGGATCGGCGGCAAACAGAAGTTTAATAAATTTTTGCGTCCGGATATGAAAGCGATGCTGGACGATTTTCGCAATCGGGGCGATCGACAGAAACTGTTTGATGTCCGTCTGGATTTCTTTTAA
- a CDS encoding phosphoribosylaminoimidazolesuccinocarboxamide synthase yields MASAALIESSLSGIPVKRGKVRDVYDFGDRLLFVATDRISAFDWILSPGIPDKGRVLTQISRFWFERFESVSNHLLSMNPADVPLPDDADLEALSGRCMVVRKTEVIPFECVVRGYLSGSGWKDYLATGAVCGIDLLEGLQQSDQLPEPLFTPATKAETGHDENVSFQTMSDAIGQELAEKLRDLSIQIYQQGSEYAQQRGIILADTKFEFGILDGEPILIDEVLTPDSSRFWPADRYQPGGAQLSLDKQFVRDWLETTTWDKNSPPPPLPEEIVSKTREKYFEAYKMLTGKECTW; encoded by the coding sequence ATGGCTTCTGCAGCTCTTATTGAAAGTTCGCTTTCCGGAATTCCCGTCAAACGGGGTAAAGTTCGAGATGTGTATGATTTTGGGGACCGATTACTGTTTGTCGCCACAGATCGTATCAGTGCGTTTGACTGGATTTTGTCCCCTGGCATTCCGGATAAAGGGCGGGTATTAACTCAGATCAGTCGGTTCTGGTTTGAACGATTTGAGTCGGTTTCCAATCATTTACTGAGCATGAATCCGGCTGATGTACCACTTCCCGATGATGCTGATCTGGAGGCGCTGAGCGGTCGCTGTATGGTCGTTCGAAAAACAGAAGTAATTCCCTTTGAATGTGTTGTTCGCGGTTATCTTTCCGGTTCCGGCTGGAAAGATTATCTGGCGACGGGCGCCGTCTGTGGAATCGATCTACTGGAAGGTCTGCAGCAAAGCGATCAGCTCCCAGAGCCACTCTTTACCCCGGCAACCAAAGCGGAAACAGGCCACGATGAAAATGTTTCCTTTCAGACTATGAGTGATGCCATCGGTCAGGAACTGGCAGAAAAACTACGTGACTTGAGTATTCAGATTTATCAGCAGGGATCCGAATACGCACAGCAGCGAGGCATCATTCTGGCAGATACAAAATTTGAATTTGGGATTCTGGACGGCGAACCGATTCTGATTGATGAAGTTCTCACACCTGACAGCTCTCGTTTCTGGCCGGCCGACCGCTATCAACCGGGAGGGGCTCAACTGTCACTGGACAAACAGTTTGTACGTGACTGGCTGGAGACGACTACGTGGGATAAAAACAGCCCGCCTCCTCCACTGCCTGAAGAAATCGTGTCCAAAACACGCGAGAAATACTTTGAAGCATACAAGATGTTGACCGGGAAAGAATGTACCTGGTAG
- a CDS encoding serine/threonine protein kinase, with amino-acid sequence MSSSEASPQKGASSANKITHLGEFRLKRKLGAGGMGDVYLAEQESLDRKVAIKTLKKKFANDPKFVERFYREAKAMAKLDHPNVVRCYAVGEDHGFHYVAIEYIDGKSMQDWMDELKQLSIGDATLIILACLDALSHAHESKLIHRDIKPDNILVTSKGVVKVADLGLAKAVDEDNSMTQSGTGLGTPLYMPPEQARNAKHVDHRTDIYALGGTFYNFLTGKFPFSGDTALELIMAKESGKFESVRKLNPEVPEKLDLLIEKMMAKNPDHRFKNCAEIMSLLEDMELESPSLSFIDGEAASGAPRVRRKGKSKVSSAAAPKRSSGHEVSSAKDAERSTSKNKKEVVEQRVWFIQHQNAAGKTIVSKMTVAQIKQGVKAGVINTTAKVKRTAEGQFIGLAQCPEFDSVMQVRTIKDKADARATNMQDKINEISRDYDRRNRRRFFKNLAEGTWGWITLIIYLGVIAGICYLGYLFIPELWRWIAVKLNLS; translated from the coding sequence ATGTCTTCATCAGAAGCCTCACCTCAAAAAGGGGCATCATCCGCGAATAAGATTACTCATCTGGGAGAGTTTCGGCTGAAACGCAAGCTGGGTGCCGGTGGTATGGGCGATGTCTATCTGGCCGAGCAGGAGAGTCTGGATCGTAAAGTAGCGATCAAGACTCTGAAGAAAAAGTTCGCCAACGACCCGAAATTTGTAGAGCGTTTTTATCGTGAAGCGAAAGCGATGGCCAAGCTTGACCATCCCAATGTGGTCCGCTGTTATGCTGTCGGGGAGGATCACGGATTTCATTATGTTGCCATCGAATATATCGATGGCAAGAGCATGCAGGACTGGATGGATGAGCTCAAACAGCTTTCCATTGGTGATGCCACATTGATTATTCTGGCCTGTCTGGATGCGCTTTCACATGCACATGAGTCAAAACTGATTCATCGCGATATCAAACCCGACAATATTTTGGTGACCAGTAAAGGCGTCGTGAAGGTAGCTGATCTGGGGCTTGCCAAAGCCGTTGATGAAGATAACTCAATGACCCAAAGTGGCACGGGACTGGGGACGCCCCTTTATATGCCTCCCGAGCAGGCAAGGAATGCCAAGCATGTCGATCATCGGACGGACATTTATGCCTTAGGGGGAACTTTTTATAACTTCCTGACGGGCAAGTTTCCATTCAGTGGCGATACGGCTCTGGAACTGATCATGGCTAAGGAGTCTGGGAAGTTTGAGTCCGTCCGCAAGCTTAATCCGGAAGTACCCGAGAAACTGGATCTGTTAATTGAAAAGATGATGGCCAAAAACCCGGATCATCGATTTAAGAATTGTGCCGAGATTATGTCTTTGTTGGAAGACATGGAATTGGAATCGCCGTCGTTAAGCTTTATCGATGGTGAGGCTGCGTCTGGAGCACCACGAGTCCGTCGCAAAGGCAAAAGCAAAGTGTCATCCGCGGCTGCTCCCAAGCGAAGTAGTGGGCATGAAGTTTCGTCTGCCAAAGACGCGGAGCGATCAACCAGCAAAAACAAGAAAGAGGTTGTGGAGCAACGAGTCTGGTTCATTCAACATCAGAACGCAGCCGGCAAAACGATCGTCAGCAAAATGACGGTTGCCCAGATCAAGCAGGGAGTGAAAGCCGGTGTGATTAATACGACTGCCAAAGTCAAACGCACCGCCGAGGGGCAGTTTATCGGGCTGGCACAGTGTCCGGAATTTGATTCGGTCATGCAGGTCCGCACAATCAAAGACAAAGCTGATGCGCGTGCGACAAATATGCAGGATAAAATCAACGAAATCAGTCGTGATTATGACCGCAGGAATCGTCGCCGATTTTTTAAGAATCTGGCAGAAGGGACCTGGGGCTGGATTACCCTGATTATTTACCTGGGGGTCATAGCCGGAATATGCTACCTCGGTTATCTGTTTATTCCGGAATTATGGCGCTGGATTGCCGTAAAATTGAATTTATCCTGA